One Setaria italica strain Yugu1 chromosome II, Setaria_italica_v2.0, whole genome shotgun sequence DNA segment encodes these proteins:
- the LOC101755066 gene encoding aquaporin PIP2-1, which produces MGKDDVIESGAGGGEFAAKDYTDPPPAPLIDAAELGSWSLYRAVIAEFIATLLFLYITVLTVIGYKHQTDPNVAGTDACGGVGILGIAWAFGGMIFVLVYCTAGISGGHINPAVTFGLFLARKVSLVRALLYIVAQCLGAICGVGLVKAFQSAYFDRYGGGANSLASGYSRGTGLGAEIIGTFVLVYTVFSATDPKRNARDSHVPVLAPLPIGFAVFMVHLATIPVTGTGINPARSLGAAVIYNKDKPWDDHWIFWVGPFAGAAIAAFYHQYILRAGAIKALGSFRSNA; this is translated from the exons ATGGGCAAGGACGACGTGATCgagagcggcgccggcggcggcgagttcgCCGCCAAGGACTACACGGACCCTCCCCCGGCGCCGCTGATCGACGCGGCAGAGCTGGGTTCCTGGTCGCTGTACCGCGCCGTCATCGCCGAGTTCATCGCCACGCTGCTCTTCCTCTACATCACCGTGCTCACCGTCATCGGTTACAAGCACCAGACGGACCCGAACGTGGCCGGCACCGACGCGTGCGGCGGCGTGGGCATCCTCGGCATCGCGTGGGCCTTCGGCGGCATGATCTTCGTCCTCGTCTACTGCACCGCCGGCATCTCGGGGGGGCACATCAACCCAGCCGTCACCTTCGGCCTCTTCCTGGCGCGCAAGGTGTCCCTGGTGCGCGCGCTGCTCTACATCGTGGCGCAGTGCCTGGGTGCCATCTGCGGCGTCGGCCTCGTCAAGGCGTTCCAGAGCGCCTACTTCGACaggtacggcggcggcgccaactCCCTCGCCTCCGGATACTCCCGCGGCACCGGCCTCGGCGCCGAGATCATCGGCACCTTCGTCCTCGTCTACACCGTCTTCTCCGCCACCGACCCCAAGCGCAACGCCCGCGACTCCCACGTTCCG GTGCTGGCTCCCCTCCCAATCGGCTTCGCTGTGTTCATGGTCCACCTGGCCACCATCCCCGTCACTGGCACCGGCATCAACCCGGCCAGGAgcctgggcgccgccgtcaTCTACAACAAGGACAAGCCATGGGATGACCAC TGGATCTTCTGGGTCGGCCCCTTCGCCGGCGCGGCCATCGCGGCGTTCTACCACCAGTACATCCTCCGGGCCGGCGCCATCAAGGCCCTCGGCTCCTTCAGGAGCAACGCATGA
- the LOC101755473 gene encoding ATP synthase subunit d, mitochondrial: MSGNAVVKKVADAAAKAGKAIDWDGLAKMLVSEEARKEFATLRRTFEDVNHQLQTKFSQEPQPIDWEYYRKGIGSKVVDMYKEAYESIEIPKYVDTVTPQYKPKFDALLVEMKEAEKASLKESERIEKEIAEMKEMKKKISTMTADEYFAKHPELKQKFDDEIRNDYWGY, translated from the exons ATGAGCGGGAACGCCGTGGTGAAGAAGGTGGCGGACGCCGCGGCGAAGGCTGGCAAGGCGATCGACTGGGACGGCCTGGCGAAGATGCTCGTCTCCGAGGAGGCCCGCAAGGAGTTCGCCACCCTCCGCCGCACCTTCGAGGACGTCAACCACCAGCTCCAGACCAAGTTCTCTCAG GAACCCCAGCCAATTGACTGGGAGTACTACAGAAAAGGAATCGGATCAAAAGTTGTCGATATGTACAAGGAGGCGTACGAAA GCATAGAGATCCCCAAGTATGTTGACACTGTCACTCCACAGTACAAGCCAAAGTTTGATGCTCTG TTGGTCGAAATGAAGGAAGCGGAAAAGGCATCACTAAAGGAATCAGAGAGGATAGAGAAAGAGATTGCTGAAATGAAGGAGATGAAG AAAAAGATCAGCACGATGACAGCTGACGAGTACTTTGCGAAGCACCCTGAACTCAAACAGAAGTTTGACGACGAGATCCGCAACGATTACTGGGGATACTAA